A single region of the Sphingomonas sp. LY29 genome encodes:
- a CDS encoding metallophosphoesterase produces MIFKRFFSRSSEDRLPRLPAGMRVYAVGDIHGRLDLLQDLLVQIDEDMARNDQTRTIIVFLGDVVDRGPQSREVIESLRRFDRSGVEPVFLLGNHEEVLLRILAGERNLVDGWLKYGGAELLESYGVSAESLRSMSGRRTIAAIREAIPLDHVRFLESFADTLKIGDYLFVHAGIRPDVDLSLQLQSDLRWIRQPFLESDTDHGCVVVHGHTIEEEVIERPNRLGIDTGAYRTGVLTAAVLEGTSRRFLATSGPASAGRRSID; encoded by the coding sequence ATGATATTCAAACGCTTCTTTTCTCGATCTTCCGAAGATCGTCTGCCGCGGTTGCCCGCAGGCATGCGAGTCTACGCGGTTGGCGACATTCACGGTAGGCTGGACCTTCTTCAGGATTTGCTCGTTCAAATCGACGAGGACATGGCGCGTAATGATCAAACCCGGACGATAATAGTGTTTCTCGGGGACGTGGTCGACCGCGGCCCTCAGTCGCGAGAGGTGATCGAGTCATTGCGCCGCTTTGACCGGTCCGGCGTCGAGCCAGTGTTCTTGCTGGGAAACCATGAAGAAGTGTTGCTTCGTATCTTGGCCGGCGAGCGCAATCTTGTAGACGGCTGGCTAAAGTACGGCGGTGCCGAACTTCTCGAAAGCTATGGCGTCAGCGCCGAATCGCTTCGGTCAATGTCGGGACGAAGGACGATTGCTGCTATCCGGGAGGCGATCCCCCTCGACCATGTGCGTTTCCTCGAAAGCTTTGCCGACACGCTGAAGATTGGTGACTATCTTTTCGTTCATGCCGGCATTCGGCCCGACGTCGACTTGTCGCTCCAGCTTCAGTCGGATTTGCGCTGGATCCGCCAGCCGTTCCTCGAAAGCGACACGGATCATGGTTGTGTGGTCGTTCATGGTCACACCATAGAAGAGGAAGTGATCGAGCGGCCCAATCGCTTGGGCATCGATACCGGCGCTTATCGAACCGGCGTGTTGACCGCCGCCGTGTTGGAAGGAACGTCACGGCGCTTCCTGGCGACGTCCGGCCCTGCAAGCGCGGGCAGGCGGTCGATTGATTAG
- a CDS encoding glycosyltransferase family 4 protein — MSVKLSEELNVARVRRLPAVSAEQPRRTLVVSANGYWNILNFRSGLVQHLIASGREVHVIAPDDGHGPKLRELGAEVYSIPLKSSSLSPIDDVVTFVSYIRLFRRIRPDSFLAFTIKPNIYGGLAARLCGVRRYNNISGLGTAFARPGPLQRLVAILYRLALAGSCKVFFQNKEDRALFEGRGISQPRQGGVLPGSGVDLRRFSPIDRRRRSGAVRFLLVARMLSDKGVAEFVDASRLILKSRPNFANFVLLGPIGVDNRAAIDRRTIDRWVREGVVEYWGEVTDVRQSISKADCVVLPSYREGVPRSLIEAAAMATPIIGTNVPGCRDIVDDCVNGYLCQVRSARSLADAIERMIDIGEEGRHQLGLAGRAKVERDFDEHIILEAYGSALNDCS, encoded by the coding sequence GTGTCGGTCAAGCTTAGCGAGGAATTAAATGTCGCAAGAGTGCGGAGGTTGCCTGCGGTTTCGGCCGAGCAGCCCCGTCGGACCCTTGTTGTGTCGGCGAACGGATATTGGAATATTCTCAACTTTAGGTCGGGTCTCGTCCAGCATCTCATCGCGTCCGGGCGCGAGGTCCATGTCATTGCTCCAGACGACGGGCATGGCCCGAAACTTCGTGAGCTTGGAGCGGAAGTTTACTCCATTCCTCTGAAAAGTAGCAGCCTTTCGCCGATAGACGACGTCGTCACTTTCGTATCCTACATCCGTTTATTTCGCCGAATCAGGCCAGACTCCTTTCTTGCGTTCACGATCAAGCCGAATATTTACGGAGGCCTTGCCGCCCGGCTGTGCGGTGTACGGCGCTACAATAACATCAGTGGTCTGGGGACGGCCTTCGCTCGGCCGGGGCCTTTGCAGCGCCTGGTGGCAATTCTTTATCGATTGGCATTGGCCGGGTCGTGTAAAGTGTTTTTTCAGAACAAGGAAGACCGAGCACTTTTTGAGGGGCGTGGAATCAGTCAACCAAGGCAGGGAGGCGTTCTTCCGGGATCCGGAGTTGATTTACGCCGCTTTTCTCCAATCGATAGGCGTCGTCGCTCCGGCGCGGTGCGATTTCTGCTGGTCGCGAGGATGCTGTCCGACAAAGGTGTCGCAGAGTTTGTCGACGCCTCGCGCCTCATCTTGAAGTCAAGGCCAAACTTCGCGAACTTTGTGCTGCTTGGGCCGATCGGTGTCGATAATCGAGCCGCCATCGATCGACGAACGATCGATCGGTGGGTGCGGGAGGGTGTCGTCGAGTATTGGGGCGAGGTGACAGACGTACGCCAATCGATTTCTAAAGCCGATTGTGTCGTTTTGCCGTCATATCGGGAAGGTGTACCTCGCAGCCTGATCGAAGCGGCGGCCATGGCTACGCCGATTATCGGCACTAATGTCCCGGGATGTCGTGATATCGTCGATGATTGCGTTAACGGCTACCTATGCCAGGTGCGTTCGGCTCGCTCCCTAGCCGACGCCATCGAGCGAATGATCGATATTGGGGAGGAGGGCCGTCATCAGCTTGGCCTCGCCGGACGCGCCAAGGTAGAGCGTGACTTCGACGAGCACATTATCTTGGAGGCTTACGGATCTGCCCTCAATGATTGCTCTTAA
- the apaG gene encoding Co2+/Mg2+ efflux protein ApaG, with amino-acid sequence MVDTLALLFPHSAESEGIVVRVATSYLADQSAPDQQRWFWSYHIRIENRRETSVQLLARQWTIVDGRGAIHEVRGQGVVGDMPVILPGDSYDYVSGCPLDTSSGSMSGLYQFVDEDGAPFQAQIPKFPLLAPRRG; translated from the coding sequence ATGGTCGACACCCTCGCTCTGCTGTTTCCGCATTCCGCCGAGAGCGAAGGAATCGTCGTCCGAGTCGCGACGAGCTACCTCGCCGACCAATCGGCGCCCGATCAGCAGCGTTGGTTCTGGTCCTATCACATCCGAATCGAGAACCGGCGGGAGACGTCGGTACAATTGCTTGCGAGGCAGTGGACGATCGTCGACGGGCGCGGTGCCATCCACGAAGTGCGAGGGCAGGGCGTTGTCGGGGACATGCCGGTCATTCTGCCCGGCGATAGCTACGACTATGTTTCCGGATGTCCGCTCGATACCTCAAGCGGCTCGATGAGCGGACTTTATCAGTTCGTCGATGAGGACGGGGCACCGTTTCAGGCGCAGATCCCTAAGTTTCCATTGCTCGCGCCACGTCGAGGCTGA
- the recO gene encoding DNA repair protein RecO: MIRIDTAAIVVALRAHGEHGAVVRLMTPRDGLQAAYVRGARGRQMRPVLMGGNIVEARLTARNDVQLPQATVELVHSRAPLLSEALPAAAIDWVCALTATALPEGQPYGRLYAALDGLLAAIEAAPSASGWGASLVRYELLMLAELGFGLDLEQCAVTGTDNDLVAVSPRSGRAVGRVAAAPHAGKLLALPAFVRGGGPAGWQDILQGLTLSGHFLERDLIAGRAAPIAASRDRLIDRLRGAAGNG; this comes from the coding sequence ATGATCAGGATCGACACCGCAGCGATCGTCGTTGCGCTTCGCGCGCATGGCGAGCATGGTGCGGTCGTTCGGCTGATGACTCCGCGCGACGGTCTGCAGGCTGCCTATGTGCGGGGCGCACGGGGGCGGCAGATGCGACCCGTGCTGATGGGCGGAAACATCGTCGAGGCGCGGCTGACCGCGCGCAACGACGTCCAGTTGCCGCAGGCGACGGTGGAGCTAGTGCACAGCCGGGCGCCGCTATTGTCCGAAGCCTTGCCCGCGGCCGCGATCGACTGGGTGTGCGCCCTGACGGCGACGGCACTTCCGGAGGGGCAGCCCTATGGCCGGCTCTATGCCGCGCTCGACGGTCTGTTGGCCGCTATCGAGGCGGCGCCGTCCGCCAGTGGTTGGGGCGCTTCACTCGTGCGCTACGAATTGCTGATGCTTGCGGAGTTGGGCTTCGGGCTCGACCTCGAGCAATGCGCCGTCACCGGGACGGACAACGACCTGGTCGCCGTCAGTCCCCGATCCGGTCGGGCGGTCGGCCGTGTCGCCGCCGCTCCTCATGCGGGCAAGTTGCTCGCGTTGCCCGCTTTCGTCCGGGGGGGAGGGCCGGCGGGATGGCAGGACATCTTGCAGGGGCTGACGCTGAGTGGTCATTTCCTCGAGCGGGACCTGATCGCCGGTCGCGCCGCCCCGATCGCGGCGTCGCGCGACCGGCTGATCGACCGCCTGCGGGGGGCGGCCGGCAATGGATAG
- the uvrC gene encoding excinuclease ABC subunit UvrC, whose translation MSKAERPDDPRAGARFNEEKATYTVRGSDAPDLDAGVKAIRNVLKTLPVRPGVYRMQDAKGDVLYVGKARALKNRVNSYTQVNRLPKRLQRMVGQTRSMTIVTTNTEAEALLLEAQLIKRFRPPYNVLLRDDKSFPFILLREDHAFPRVQKHRGARRAKGQYYGPFASAGSVTKTLNALQKLFLLRSCSDSFFANRSRPCLLYQIRRCSAPCVGRIEPGDYAELVDDAKSFLAGKSTGVQVRLGKQMAEAAERQDYELAAVYRDRLRSLTYIQGSQTVHAEGLGDGDIFALACKGGQMCIQAFFIRGGQNWGHRSFFPAQTAEVPEEEVLSSFLVQFYEDVPPPRRILLDRDLVEGELVAEALSERAERKVEIQRPQRGDRKRLIDQAKRNAEEALERRMAESTTQGKLLQELTETFELPVIPKRIEVYDNSHIMGTNATGAMIVAGPEGFRKNAYRKFNIKSGITPGDDFGMMREVLERRFARLEKEDPDRSSGEWPDLLLIDGGKGQLSAVCEIMENAGVHDIPVIGVAKGPDRNAGRETFHLPNGREITFPPNNALLFYLQRLRDEAHRFAIGTHRAKRAKSLTTSTLDEVPGIGPNRKRALLMHFGTARAVKNAALADLERAPGISSTMARQLYDYFHPRG comes from the coding sequence GTGAGCAAAGCCGAACGACCTGACGATCCGCGCGCCGGCGCGCGATTTAACGAGGAAAAAGCGACCTACACCGTTCGCGGAAGCGACGCGCCCGACCTCGACGCCGGCGTGAAGGCGATCCGCAACGTGCTGAAGACGTTACCGGTTCGTCCCGGCGTTTACCGGATGCAGGACGCCAAGGGCGACGTGCTCTACGTCGGCAAGGCGCGGGCGCTGAAGAACCGGGTCAACAGCTACACGCAGGTCAATCGCCTGCCGAAGCGTCTGCAGCGCATGGTCGGCCAGACGCGATCGATGACGATCGTCACCACCAATACCGAGGCCGAGGCGCTGCTGCTCGAAGCGCAACTGATCAAGCGTTTTCGGCCGCCATACAACGTGCTGCTCCGCGACGACAAAAGCTTTCCTTTTATCCTGCTGCGCGAGGATCATGCCTTCCCGCGCGTGCAGAAGCATCGCGGTGCGCGGCGGGCCAAGGGGCAATATTATGGACCCTTCGCCAGCGCCGGTTCGGTCACCAAGACGCTTAACGCGCTGCAGAAGCTTTTCCTTCTAAGAAGTTGTTCGGACAGCTTTTTCGCGAACCGGTCGCGGCCCTGCCTGCTTTACCAAATTCGCCGCTGCTCCGCACCGTGCGTGGGTCGGATCGAGCCGGGCGACTATGCCGAACTGGTCGATGACGCGAAGTCGTTTTTGGCGGGAAAGTCGACCGGGGTTCAGGTCCGGCTTGGCAAGCAGATGGCGGAGGCGGCCGAGCGGCAGGACTATGAACTTGCCGCCGTCTATCGCGATCGCTTGCGGTCGCTGACCTACATTCAGGGAAGCCAGACGGTCCACGCCGAAGGGCTTGGCGACGGCGACATCTTCGCGCTCGCCTGCAAGGGCGGACAGATGTGCATCCAGGCCTTTTTCATCCGCGGCGGACAGAATTGGGGCCATCGGTCCTTCTTCCCCGCGCAAACCGCCGAGGTCCCCGAAGAGGAAGTGCTGTCGAGCTTCCTCGTGCAATTTTACGAAGACGTCCCGCCGCCGCGCCGGATCTTGCTCGACCGCGACTTGGTCGAAGGGGAACTCGTGGCCGAAGCACTTTCGGAACGCGCCGAGCGAAAAGTCGAGATCCAGCGGCCCCAGCGCGGCGACCGAAAGCGACTGATCGATCAGGCCAAGCGCAACGCCGAGGAAGCGCTGGAGCGGCGAATGGCCGAGTCGACGACGCAGGGCAAATTGCTCCAGGAACTGACCGAGACGTTCGAACTGCCCGTCATTCCCAAGCGCATCGAGGTCTACGACAACAGCCACATCATGGGCACCAACGCCACCGGCGCGATGATCGTCGCGGGGCCGGAGGGCTTTCGCAAGAACGCCTATCGGAAGTTCAATATCAAGTCGGGAATCACGCCGGGCGACGACTTCGGGATGATGCGCGAGGTGCTTGAGCGGCGCTTTGCCCGATTGGAGAAGGAGGATCCGGATCGGTCGAGCGGCGAATGGCCCGACCTGCTGCTGATCGACGGCGGCAAGGGACAGTTGTCGGCAGTATGCGAGATCATGGAGAATGCCGGGGTTCACGACATTCCGGTGATCGGGGTCGCGAAGGGGCCCGATCGTAATGCCGGGCGCGAAACCTTCCACCTGCCCAATGGTCGCGAGATTACGTTCCCGCCAAACAATGCGTTGCTGTTCTACCTTCAGCGCCTGCGCGACGAAGCGCATCGGTTCGCGATCGGAACGCACCGCGCCAAGCGGGCGAAGAGCCTGACGACGTCGACGCTGGACGAGGTGCCGGGCATCGGACCGAACCGGAAGCGCGCCTTGCTGATGCACTTCGGGACGGCGCGGGCGGTGAAGAATGCCGCCCTTGCGGACCTGGAGCGTGCGCCCGGAATATCGAGCACGATGGCGCGGCAGCTTTACGATTACTTCCACCCGCGCGGATGA
- a CDS encoding DUF6356 family protein: MIRQSKQHLSAAGERYGEHFRFATTVGCLAVAAGIACLLHAVIPALCTGTCSRIIRRLNVLFDERERLSEISDESSDAIAFVVLLGLATIAVVPLWAMAVPTPIRLLYTALAFAIPAALLLSNRELASEPRTVPA, encoded by the coding sequence TTGATCCGACAGTCGAAGCAGCATCTGTCCGCCGCGGGCGAACGCTACGGAGAGCATTTCCGGTTCGCGACCACCGTCGGCTGTTTGGCCGTCGCCGCGGGAATCGCCTGTCTTCTCCACGCCGTGATCCCGGCGCTATGCACGGGCACGTGCAGCCGGATCATCCGCCGACTGAACGTCCTGTTCGACGAACGCGAGCGCCTTTCCGAAATCAGTGACGAATCGAGCGACGCCATTGCCTTCGTCGTCCTCCTCGGCCTCGCCACGATCGCGGTCGTTCCGCTGTGGGCGATGGCGGTGCCGACGCCGATCCGTCTACTTTACACCGCTCTCGCCTTCGCCATTCCAGCCGCCTTGTTGCTCAGCAATCGCGAACTGGCGAGTGAACCCAGAACTGTTCCCGCCTAA
- a CDS encoding aspartate/glutamate racemase family protein, whose translation MKKLGIIGGTSWASTALYYEHINRLVGRRLGGLHSARLLLENLDFADYAALHRKDDWTAANEMVVDAAKRLAGAGAEGLLLASNTMHRAYEPVVEATGLPMMHIAEATSDRIVADGRSRIALLGTRHTMTDPSARHAYEQHGIVITELTQSWRDEVDRIIYEELAAGRVVRDSQRKLKTLITELGKQKVQAVVLGCTELVLAVDVRANVLPVYDTTAIHAAAAVEWMLTEEKGAARAAA comes from the coding sequence TTGAAAAAGCTGGGGATTATCGGCGGGACGAGCTGGGCTTCGACCGCGCTCTATTACGAACATATCAATCGCCTAGTGGGACGACGGCTCGGCGGGCTCCACAGCGCAAGGCTGCTGCTCGAGAACCTCGACTTCGCCGACTATGCCGCGCTTCATCGGAAGGACGACTGGACCGCCGCCAATGAGATGGTCGTCGATGCCGCCAAGCGATTGGCCGGGGCGGGGGCCGAGGGCCTGCTGCTGGCGTCGAACACGATGCACCGCGCCTACGAGCCGGTGGTCGAAGCGACCGGTCTGCCGATGATGCACATCGCCGAAGCAACCTCGGACCGGATCGTCGCCGACGGCCGCAGCCGCATCGCCCTGCTGGGAACCCGGCACACCATGACCGACCCTTCCGCGCGGCATGCCTATGAGCAGCACGGCATCGTCATTACCGAACTGACGCAGTCGTGGCGCGATGAGGTCGATCGGATCATCTACGAAGAGCTGGCGGCGGGCCGCGTCGTCCGTGACAGCCAGCGCAAGCTGAAGACTCTGATCACCGAACTCGGCAAGCAGAAGGTTCAGGCGGTCGTCCTTGGCTGCACCGAGTTGGTGCTGGCAGTCGACGTGCGCGCCAACGTGCTCCCCGTCTACGACACTACCGCGATTCACGCGGCAGCGGCGGTCGAGTGGATGCTGACCGAGGAGAAGGGCGCGGCGCGCGCGGCCGCTTAG
- a CDS encoding NAD(P)(+) transhydrogenase (Re/Si-specific) subunit beta: MHQAAAVPAWVLIAYLVSGICFILALRGLSSPATSQRGNQLGMIGMGTAVTTTLAVHDVASLPEIGIAIAIGAVIGIVTARRIQMTAMPQLVAAFHSLVGLAAVLVGTAAFLNPEAFGIAVRITPIASPSFLSILPVSRVELGLGVAIGAITFSGSVIAFLKLNGSMSGAPILLPARHFLNLATLGAILGLIVYFTGDQSPWIFWTIMALSFVIGFLLIIPIGGADMPVVVSMLNSYSGWAAAAMGFTLGNTAMIITGALVGSSGAILSYIMCRAMNRSFISVIAGGFGAVAGGPAAEAIDRPYKRGSAEDAAFLMEQADSVIIVPGYGMAVAQAQHALREMADMLKAKGVSVKYAIHPVAGRMPGHMNVLLAEANVPYDEVHELEDINSEFAQADVAFVIGANDVTNPAAKTDKSSPIYGMPVLDVEKARTVLFIKRSMGGAGYAGVDNELFYRDNTMMLLADAKKMVEEIVKSLG, translated from the coding sequence ATGCACCAGGCCGCTGCCGTCCCGGCTTGGGTGCTGATCGCCTATCTCGTTTCCGGAATCTGCTTCATCCTTGCCCTTCGTGGGCTGTCGAGCCCGGCGACCAGCCAGCGCGGCAATCAGCTCGGCATGATCGGCATGGGGACCGCGGTCACGACGACGCTGGCGGTGCACGACGTGGCGTCGCTTCCGGAAATCGGGATCGCCATCGCCATCGGCGCGGTCATCGGCATCGTGACTGCGCGGCGGATCCAGATGACGGCGATGCCGCAACTGGTCGCAGCCTTTCACTCGCTTGTCGGACTGGCCGCGGTGCTCGTGGGCACTGCGGCTTTTCTGAATCCAGAGGCGTTCGGAATCGCGGTGCGCATCACGCCGATCGCGTCCCCGTCGTTCCTCAGCATCCTGCCGGTCAGCAGGGTCGAGCTCGGCCTTGGTGTCGCCATCGGCGCAATCACCTTTTCGGGGTCGGTCATCGCCTTCCTGAAGCTCAACGGCAGCATGTCGGGGGCGCCGATCCTCTTGCCAGCGCGCCACTTCCTGAATCTGGCGACGCTCGGCGCGATCCTGGGACTCATCGTCTACTTCACTGGCGATCAGTCGCCGTGGATCTTCTGGACGATCATGGCCCTGTCGTTCGTGATCGGCTTCCTGCTGATCATTCCTATCGGCGGCGCGGACATGCCGGTCGTGGTCAGCATGCTCAACAGCTATTCGGGCTGGGCGGCTGCGGCGATGGGCTTCACGCTGGGCAACACGGCGATGATCATTACTGGCGCGCTGGTCGGATCGTCGGGCGCAATCCTCAGCTACATCATGTGCCGCGCGATGAACCGTAGTTTCATCAGCGTGATCGCCGGTGGCTTTGGCGCGGTCGCGGGTGGCCCTGCGGCGGAAGCGATAGATCGTCCCTACAAGCGCGGCTCGGCCGAAGACGCCGCTTTCTTGATGGAGCAGGCTGACAGCGTTATCATTGTCCCCGGTTACGGCATGGCGGTCGCGCAGGCACAGCACGCGCTGCGAGAGATGGCGGACATGCTCAAAGCGAAGGGCGTGTCGGTCAAATACGCCATCCACCCCGTCGCTGGCCGGATGCCGGGGCACATGAACGTGCTGCTGGCCGAAGCCAACGTGCCGTATGACGAGGTGCACGAACTGGAGGACATCAACAGCGAGTTTGCGCAGGCCGATGTCGCCTTCGTGATCGGCGCCAACGACGTCACCAATCCGGCCGCGAAAACCGACAAGAGTTCGCCCATTTACGGCATGCCGGTGCTCGACGTGGAAAAGGCTCGCACCGTCCTGTTCATCAAGCGATCGATGGGCGGCGCGGGTTACGCCGGCGTCGACAATGAATTATTCTATCGCGACAATACGATGATGCTGCTGGCCGACGCCAAGAAGATGGTCGAGGAAATCGTGAAGAGCCTCGGCTAG
- a CDS encoding proton-translocating transhydrogenase family protein, with protein sequence MDFISILSIFVLACFVGYFVVWSVTPALHTPLMAVTNAISSVIIVGALIAAAAAGNPIAKWLGLIAIVLASINIFGGFAVTARMLAMYKKKER encoded by the coding sequence GTGGACTTCATTTCGATCCTGTCGATCTTCGTGCTGGCCTGTTTCGTCGGATATTTCGTGGTGTGGTCGGTGACGCCAGCGCTGCACACGCCGCTGATGGCCGTCACCAATGCGATCAGCAGCGTGATCATCGTCGGCGCGTTGATCGCCGCCGCCGCCGCGGGCAACCCAATCGCCAAGTGGCTGGGGCTCATCGCGATCGTGCTGGCGAGCATCAATATCTTTGGCGGGTTCGCGGTGACTGCGCGCATGCTGGCGATGTACAAGAAGAAGGAGCGCTAG
- a CDS encoding EAL domain-containing protein, whose translation MRSVMNRQRADGTKRPVKLLAWAIVLGLIFGLIGFGEIAENGLRVARNRINEKPVSGNIVLVAIDEKAMQQYEHWPWSRSLHAELVERIAAAKPKSIAVDFLHVGKSEPEDDRRLVEAHRMASNDYIAMGDRTGGGEGGGQAALPIPQLRSVAGVATVAANHNYANEIWNLRYAGLYDGRVIPTMGAVMANVKGPPGESFPINYAFDVRTVPTISAADILSGSVGPERLAGKTVIIGPNSVRIGDQYLVPGYGRLGGVFVQILAAETLMAGRPVSLGWLPGMLIAIASVLCILAKRRIVSVVALTLSATVLLVGPVFLEQRNIFTDVTPGLFVLLVVSSGLVWRFLTSRGVKNAVTGLPNLNALKRSRSERDRPLIAARVINYPEIASTLSIEQERSLVEQIVARLRVGSQSSTVYQGDEGIFAVTADPGTALGNHVEALAALFRSAAKVDGRRFDLVVTFGVEIGSGRSVANRLGSALSAADDAALEGLRWKYHDPERLKDVNWKLSLLSQLDQAVDNGEVWVAYQPQVELATGRIRGAEALARWTHPEKGPISPHEFITAAEQNDRIEKLTFFILNKAVEAAAEINRRQPGFDMAVNLSAKMLADRQLPSKVKAILGRHGLDPARLTLELTETAAIVGDGSGIEPLLRLRDLGVQISIDDYGTGMSTLEYLKKVPAGEIKIDQSFVKAMRDNRSDLVMVQSTIALAHSLGRTVVAEGVESREVLDLLVAMKCDFAQGFIIGRPASFEGLKRRLFARKGRQVA comes from the coding sequence ATGCGCTCGGTCATGAATCGCCAACGTGCAGACGGGACGAAACGCCCGGTGAAGCTGCTCGCCTGGGCGATCGTGCTCGGCCTGATCTTCGGCCTGATCGGCTTCGGAGAAATCGCCGAAAACGGCCTTCGCGTCGCCCGCAACCGGATCAACGAAAAGCCCGTCAGCGGCAACATTGTCCTCGTCGCAATCGACGAGAAGGCCATGCAGCAGTATGAACATTGGCCTTGGTCGCGAAGCCTGCACGCCGAACTGGTCGAACGAATTGCCGCCGCCAAGCCTAAGTCGATCGCGGTAGACTTCCTTCACGTCGGCAAAAGCGAGCCAGAGGACGATCGGCGGCTGGTCGAAGCGCATCGCATGGCGTCGAACGACTATATTGCGATGGGCGACCGCACGGGTGGCGGCGAAGGAGGTGGCCAAGCCGCCCTGCCGATCCCGCAACTTCGTTCGGTTGCCGGAGTCGCGACGGTCGCCGCTAATCACAATTATGCGAACGAGATCTGGAACCTACGGTACGCGGGTCTCTACGACGGCCGCGTCATCCCGACGATGGGTGCCGTCATGGCGAACGTTAAAGGCCCGCCGGGAGAATCCTTTCCGATCAACTACGCTTTCGACGTGCGAACTGTCCCGACGATTAGCGCAGCCGACATCCTGTCGGGGTCGGTTGGCCCGGAGCGGCTTGCAGGCAAGACGGTCATCATCGGACCCAACAGCGTTCGTATCGGCGACCAGTACCTTGTCCCAGGCTATGGCCGGCTGGGCGGCGTCTTTGTTCAGATTCTTGCCGCGGAGACCTTGATGGCAGGGCGTCCCGTGTCGCTGGGCTGGCTTCCGGGTATGCTGATCGCGATCGCGTCCGTGCTTTGCATTCTGGCGAAGCGCCGCATCGTCAGCGTCGTTGCGCTGACATTGTCGGCGACCGTCCTGCTGGTGGGGCCGGTCTTCCTGGAGCAGCGAAACATCTTCACGGATGTCACGCCGGGCCTGTTCGTTCTGCTTGTGGTCTCGTCCGGACTCGTCTGGCGCTTCTTGACCTCGCGTGGCGTCAAGAATGCCGTCACTGGGCTTCCCAACCTCAACGCTCTGAAGCGGTCGAGAAGTGAACGGGATCGGCCGCTGATCGCCGCACGAGTCATCAACTATCCGGAGATCGCGTCGACCTTGTCGATCGAGCAGGAGCGCAGCCTGGTCGAGCAGATCGTTGCCCGCCTGCGCGTCGGATCACAATCGTCCACCGTCTATCAAGGCGATGAAGGCATTTTTGCCGTCACTGCCGATCCGGGCACCGCGCTCGGTAATCACGTTGAGGCATTGGCCGCACTGTTCCGCAGCGCTGCCAAGGTCGACGGACGGCGCTTCGACCTCGTCGTTACCTTCGGCGTGGAGATCGGCAGCGGTCGTTCCGTCGCGAACCGGCTCGGCAGCGCGCTATCGGCAGCTGACGACGCGGCACTCGAAGGACTTCGCTGGAAATATCACGATCCCGAACGCCTGAAGGACGTAAACTGGAAGCTGTCGCTCCTCAGCCAGCTCGATCAGGCCGTCGATAACGGCGAGGTATGGGTCGCCTATCAGCCCCAGGTCGAGCTTGCGACGGGCCGGATTCGCGGCGCCGAAGCGCTGGCGCGCTGGACGCACCCGGAAAAGGGTCCGATCAGCCCTCACGAATTCATCACGGCCGCAGAACAGAACGACCGGATCGAGAAGCTAACCTTTTTCATCCTCAACAAGGCAGTCGAGGCAGCAGCGGAGATCAATCGGCGCCAGCCCGGGTTCGATATGGCCGTGAACCTTTCGGCCAAGATGCTTGCGGACCGCCAGCTCCCGTCCAAGGTGAAGGCGATCCTGGGCCGGCATGGGCTCGACCCAGCGCGCCTGACGCTCGAGCTGACCGAGACGGCGGCGATCGTCGGCGATGGTTCGGGCATCGAGCCGCTCCTCCGCCTCCGCGACCTCGGCGTCCAAATTTCGATCGACGACTATGGCACCGGCATGTCGACGCTCGAATATCTCAAGAAGGTGCCGGCCGGCGAGATCAAGATCGACCAGAGCTTCGTCAAAGCGATGCGCGACAACCGAAGCGACCTGGTCATGGTGCAATCGACGATCGCGCTTGCGCATTCACTTGGCCGCACCGTCGTCGCCGAAGGGGTGGAGAGCCGCGAAGTCCTCGACCTGCTGGTCGCAATGAAATGTGATTTTGCTCAAGGGTTTATCATCGGTCGGCCTGCCAGCTTCGAAGGTCTCAAGCGACGACTATTTGCCCGGAAAGGTCGGCAAGTCGCGTAA